One genomic window of Staphylococcus hsinchuensis includes the following:
- the recJ gene encoding single-stranded-DNA-specific exonuclease RecJ, which translates to MIKSKFNWDIQTPETEISEEVASKFKLSPIVKKILESKGFIAEDTIDSILSGTQTLHDPWQLSDMSKAVERINFAIDQNQKILVYGDYDADGVTSTTILVNTLKELGAHVGWYIPNRFSEGYGPNEMAFKNAYDEGISLIITVDNGIQGHDEIQMIQELGVDVIVTDHHEIGRTLPNAHSIIHPMHPDFDYPFKYLCGAGVAYKLAQTLLSQPPSYFVGLVAIGTIADLVSLTNENRTLVKQGLEVLNDHCPPSIKSILKQAAYNDDINEETVGFVIGPRLNAVGRLEDAGLAAELLMSDSEDEAEFLAEQVEFFNQERKDIVAKITEQALEMAETQVQQGNKFLLLAERDWHEGVLGIVASKIVETYHLPTLILNIDDIQDHAKGSARSIAQVSMFEILNSHSDLISKFGGHHMAAGMTMPIENVEPLQEALNAWMDQLAETTSLEPSKKVDVQINESEITIDNIRDIERLRPFGTDFASPCFELQDVNVHQAKGIGQDKRHLKLVIGQSQLQALYWQNGKLVHELGQQQPINVIGTLQINEWNGHQSPQFMIQDLASNNLQVLDYRSKNKTTNFEENDTEVAYFIHEKSEKLGEHYYFYGEYVPRDYEKYVLRDLPATIKELQVTLQMINASQIYLVLNHKHSVYFDGMPKIETFKQCYKALIAKQETDLSKDGMQLCNYLNIKPELLKFILKVFIDLEFIQQQEGIIKINHSSEKTAIESSQFYQARLERIEVEKRLLYEDFGNLKQWIRNEMKEN; encoded by the coding sequence ATGATTAAATCTAAATTTAATTGGGATATTCAAACACCCGAAACTGAAATATCAGAAGAAGTTGCATCTAAGTTTAAGTTATCTCCAATAGTCAAGAAAATATTAGAAAGCAAAGGTTTCATTGCTGAAGATACGATTGACTCAATACTATCAGGTACACAAACATTACATGATCCATGGCAACTCAGCGATATGTCAAAAGCAGTAGAACGTATTAACTTTGCTATTGACCAAAATCAAAAGATATTAGTTTATGGAGATTATGATGCAGATGGTGTGACATCAACCACAATACTAGTAAATACGCTTAAAGAACTTGGTGCACACGTTGGCTGGTATATACCAAATCGTTTTTCAGAAGGTTATGGACCAAATGAAATGGCCTTTAAAAATGCATATGATGAAGGTATATCACTTATTATCACCGTAGATAATGGCATCCAGGGTCACGATGAAATTCAAATGATACAAGAATTAGGCGTTGACGTTATTGTCACAGACCATCATGAAATCGGTAGAACTTTACCGAATGCTCATTCAATCATACATCCAATGCATCCTGATTTTGATTATCCTTTTAAATATCTATGTGGTGCGGGCGTAGCTTATAAATTAGCACAAACTTTATTATCACAACCGCCGTCATACTTTGTAGGTTTAGTGGCTATAGGGACAATAGCTGATTTAGTTTCTTTAACTAATGAAAATAGAACACTGGTTAAACAAGGTTTAGAAGTATTAAATGATCATTGTCCACCTTCAATCAAGTCCATTTTAAAGCAAGCTGCTTATAATGATGATATTAATGAAGAAACGGTCGGTTTTGTAATTGGCCCAAGACTTAATGCAGTGGGCAGACTTGAAGATGCGGGACTTGCAGCTGAATTATTAATGTCAGACTCTGAAGACGAGGCAGAATTTCTCGCTGAACAGGTAGAATTCTTTAATCAAGAACGTAAAGATATTGTTGCAAAAATCACAGAACAAGCTTTAGAAATGGCTGAGACACAAGTTCAACAAGGCAATAAGTTCTTACTACTTGCCGAAAGAGATTGGCATGAAGGTGTGCTAGGTATCGTTGCATCAAAAATAGTCGAAACATATCATTTACCTACATTGATATTGAATATTGATGATATTCAAGACCATGCGAAAGGTTCAGCTCGAAGTATCGCTCAAGTTTCGATGTTTGAAATATTAAATAGTCATTCAGATTTAATTTCTAAATTTGGTGGTCATCATATGGCAGCTGGTATGACTATGCCTATTGAAAATGTAGAGCCGTTACAAGAAGCGTTAAATGCATGGATGGATCAACTTGCTGAAACAACATCATTAGAACCAAGTAAAAAGGTAGACGTGCAAATTAATGAATCTGAGATAACGATTGATAACATTCGTGATATTGAAAGGTTGCGACCATTCGGTACTGATTTTGCAAGCCCTTGCTTTGAATTACAAGATGTTAACGTACATCAAGCGAAAGGTATCGGCCAAGATAAAAGACATTTAAAACTCGTAATAGGTCAAAGTCAACTTCAAGCCCTCTATTGGCAAAATGGTAAACTCGTACACGAATTAGGGCAACAACAACCTATCAATGTTATCGGTACATTACAAATTAATGAGTGGAACGGTCATCAATCTCCTCAATTTATGATTCAAGATCTAGCAAGTAATAATTTACAAGTGTTGGATTACCGTAGTAAAAATAAAACAACCAATTTCGAGGAAAATGATACAGAAGTTGCATATTTTATCCATGAAAAAAGTGAAAAATTGGGTGAGCATTATTATTTCTATGGCGAATATGTGCCACGCGATTACGAAAAATATGTACTTAGAGATTTACCTGCGACAATTAAAGAATTGCAAGTTACTTTACAAATGATTAACGCTTCACAAATTTATCTCGTCTTAAATCATAAGCATTCAGTATATTTTGACGGTATGCCAAAGATTGAAACCTTTAAGCAATGTTATAAAGCGCTCATTGCTAAGCAAGAGACAGATTTATCGAAAGATGGGATGCAACTTTGCAATTATTTAAATATTAAGCCTGAGTTACTGAAGTTCATTCTGAAAGTATTTATCGATTTAGAATTTATCCAACAGCAAGAGGGTATAATTAAAATAAATCATTCTTCTGAAAAGACGGCGATTGAATCAAGTCAATTTTACCAAGCACGCCTTGAAAGAATTGAAGTAGAGAAAAGATTGTTGTATGAAGATTTCGGTAATCTGAAACAATGGATTAGAAATGAAATGAAAGAGAACTAG
- the secDF gene encoding protein translocase subunit SecDF has translation MKKGSRIVAFLLLVVLLFAGMGLTYKKVVKDVNLGLDLQGGFEVLYQVNPLQKGDKVDDKAVKATAKTLENRVNVLGVSEPKIQVEDKNRIRVQLAGVKNQSQARDILSSQANLTIRDANDHVMLTGKDLKQGSAKQEFKQNTNQPAVTFKVKDSDKFRKVTEKISKKRENMMVVWLDYEKGDSYHKEKKKEENHKKPKYVSAASVDKPINSDSVEISGNFNGEEGVKKAKQIADLLNSGSLPVDLKEIYSNSVGAQFGQDALNKTVFASLIGIAAIYLFMIGFYRLPGLVATIALTAYIYLTLLAFNFISGVLTLPGLAALVLGVGMAVDANIIMYERIKDELKIGRTLKQAYKKANKSSFLTIVDAQLTTVIAAAVLFFFGESSVKGFATMLLLGILMIFVTAVFLSRGLLSLLVSSNFFKKSKWLFGVNKKNVHDINEGKDVHDLKTPYERINFMKLAKPLLSLSVLILLVGTIILFIFKLNLGIDFSSGTRVDFDSKDQVSDKKVTKVLEQKDFKPDQVSIGGNGKQGTVQFKKDLSKDEVSKVKSTIKDEFGKDPSVNTVSPVIGQELAKNAMLALAYAAIGIILYVTFRFEWRMGLASILSLLHDAFMIVAVFSLFRLEVDITFIAAVLTIIGYSINDTIVTFDRVRENLRKVKVITDKSQIDDIVNRSIRQTMTRSITTVLTVVIVVIALLILGASSIFNFSLALLIGLISGVFSSVFVAVPLWGIMKKRQLKKSDNNKLVVHKKKKSNDEKILV, from the coding sequence GTGAAGAAAGGTAGTAGAATAGTTGCGTTCTTATTACTTGTAGTTCTATTGTTCGCGGGCATGGGACTTACATATAAAAAGGTAGTAAAAGATGTAAACCTTGGTCTAGATTTACAAGGTGGTTTCGAAGTATTATATCAAGTTAACCCTCTTCAAAAAGGCGATAAGGTAGACGATAAAGCAGTAAAAGCAACTGCAAAAACGCTAGAAAATCGTGTCAACGTCTTAGGGGTCTCGGAGCCGAAGATTCAAGTCGAAGATAAAAACAGAATCCGTGTTCAACTTGCCGGAGTTAAAAATCAATCACAGGCGAGAGATATTTTATCTTCACAAGCTAACTTAACGATTCGTGATGCTAATGATCACGTAATGTTAACAGGTAAAGATCTGAAACAGGGCTCTGCGAAGCAAGAATTTAAACAAAATACGAACCAACCCGCTGTTACATTTAAAGTAAAAGATAGCGATAAATTTAGAAAAGTTACAGAAAAAATTTCTAAAAAACGCGAAAATATGATGGTTGTGTGGTTAGATTACGAAAAAGGCGATTCTTATCATAAAGAGAAAAAGAAAGAAGAAAACCACAAAAAGCCTAAATACGTATCTGCCGCTTCCGTAGATAAACCAATTAATTCAGACAGCGTTGAAATTTCTGGTAACTTCAATGGTGAAGAAGGCGTTAAAAAGGCCAAACAAATAGCTGATTTATTAAATTCTGGTTCATTACCAGTAGATTTAAAAGAGATTTATTCAAACTCAGTGGGAGCACAATTTGGTCAAGATGCCTTAAATAAAACAGTGTTTGCTTCACTTATTGGTATTGCGGCAATTTACTTATTTATGATTGGGTTCTATCGATTACCGGGTCTCGTTGCAACAATAGCGTTAACTGCTTATATTTACTTAACGTTATTAGCATTTAACTTTATTTCCGGTGTGTTAACATTACCTGGTCTTGCTGCCCTTGTGCTTGGTGTAGGTATGGCTGTCGATGCTAATATCATTATGTACGAACGGATAAAAGATGAACTCAAGATTGGTCGAACGCTTAAACAAGCGTATAAGAAAGCAAATAAAAGCTCTTTCTTAACAATCGTCGATGCACAGTTAACCACTGTCATTGCTGCAGCAGTACTATTCTTCTTCGGTGAAAGTTCAGTAAAAGGTTTCGCAACAATGTTATTATTAGGTATTTTAATGATCTTTGTTACAGCAGTATTCTTATCACGAGGTTTATTATCATTACTCGTTTCATCAAACTTCTTTAAGAAATCAAAATGGTTGTTTGGTGTTAATAAGAAGAATGTTCATGATATCAACGAAGGTAAGGATGTTCACGATTTAAAAACACCTTACGAACGCATCAATTTCATGAAATTAGCTAAACCATTACTTTCTTTAAGTGTTTTAATATTACTTGTAGGAACGATTATTTTATTCATTTTCAAATTGAATTTAGGTATCGATTTCTCAAGTGGTACACGCGTTGATTTTGACTCGAAAGATCAAGTTAGCGATAAAAAGGTAACGAAAGTATTGGAACAAAAAGATTTCAAACCTGATCAGGTTTCTATAGGTGGTAATGGCAAGCAAGGTACTGTTCAATTTAAAAAGGATTTATCAAAAGATGAAGTCTCTAAAGTTAAATCAACGATTAAAGATGAATTTGGTAAAGATCCTTCAGTCAATACGGTATCACCAGTTATTGGTCAAGAACTTGCTAAGAACGCAATGTTAGCACTTGCGTATGCTGCAATTGGTATTATCTTGTATGTCACATTCAGATTCGAATGGCGCATGGGCTTAGCCTCAATCTTGTCATTATTACACGATGCCTTTATGATTGTTGCTGTATTCAGCTTATTCCGACTTGAAGTCGACATCACATTTATCGCTGCTGTGTTAACGATTATCGGTTATTCTATCAACGACACAATCGTTACATTCGATAGAGTAAGAGAAAACTTACGAAAAGTTAAAGTGATTACTGACAAGTCACAAATTGATGATATTGTGAATAGATCAATACGTCAGACAATGACACGTTCAATCACTACAGTATTAACTGTTGTAATTGTAGTTATAGCACTACTTATTTTAGGTGCAAGCAGTATCTTTAATTTCTCATTAGCATTATTAATCGGATTAATTTCAGGTGTATTCTCATCTGTCTTCGTCGCTGTTCCTTTATGGGGCATTATGAAAAAACGTCAGTTGAAAAAATCAGATAACAACAAATTAGTTGTTCATAAGAAGAAAAAATCAAACGACGAAAAAATCCTCGTTTAA
- the yajC gene encoding preprotein translocase subunit YajC, which produces MNTLQFIFPVLLIVLMYFLMIRPQQKKAKQHREMINQIESGQRVTTIGGIKGTVRSVDETTVVLTLNGSGTEVTLEKPAIKQVDPS; this is translated from the coding sequence ATGAATACATTACAGTTTATTTTTCCTGTCTTATTAATCGTATTAATGTATTTCTTAATGATTCGTCCACAACAAAAGAAAGCAAAACAGCATCGTGAAATGATCAATCAAATTGAATCAGGTCAACGCGTAACTACAATTGGTGGTATTAAAGGTACAGTACGTAGTGTTGATGAAACAACTGTTGTATTAACTTTAAATGGCAGTGGCACTGAAGTTACTTTAGAAAAACCAGCAATCAAACAAGTTGATCCTTCATAG
- the tgt gene encoding tRNA guanosine(34) transglycosylase Tgt, translating into MPAVTYEHIKTCKQSGARLGIVHTPHGSFETPMFMPVGTKATVKTMSPEELHQMNAKIILGNTYHLWLQPGNDIIKKSGGLHQFMNWDGPILTDSGGFQVFSLSNLRNITEKGVEFRHHTNGSKLFLSPEKSMQIQNDLGSDIMMAFDECPPMPSEYQYVKDSLERTTRWAERCLKAHQRPEDQALFGIIQGGEYKDLRQQSAEELVALDFPGYAIGGLSVGEPKPVMYDMVEHTVQFMPEDKPRYLMGVGSPDALIECSIRGMDMFDCVLPTRIARNGTCMTSQGRLIVKNAKYAEDLRPLDEACDCYTCRNYSRAYIRHLIKADETFGIRLTTYHNLHFLLKMMEDVRQAIREDRLLDFKEEFFEQYGLNVDNPKNF; encoded by the coding sequence ATGCCAGCAGTGACATATGAACATATAAAAACATGTAAACAATCTGGCGCTCGATTAGGAATCGTTCATACACCGCATGGTTCATTTGAAACGCCGATGTTTATGCCTGTAGGAACAAAAGCGACAGTTAAAACAATGAGCCCTGAAGAACTACATCAAATGAATGCTAAGATTATCCTTGGAAACACCTATCATTTGTGGTTACAACCGGGAAATGATATTATTAAAAAGAGTGGGGGCTTGCACCAGTTTATGAACTGGGATGGTCCTATACTGACGGATTCAGGCGGATTTCAAGTATTTAGTTTAAGTAATTTACGTAATATTACTGAAAAAGGTGTTGAGTTTAGACATCATACCAACGGTTCGAAATTATTTCTAAGTCCTGAGAAATCAATGCAAATTCAGAATGATTTAGGCTCAGATATAATGATGGCATTTGATGAGTGTCCACCAATGCCATCAGAGTATCAATATGTAAAGGACTCACTAGAAAGAACGACACGTTGGGCTGAAAGATGCTTGAAAGCACATCAAAGACCTGAAGATCAAGCTTTATTTGGAATTATTCAAGGTGGAGAATATAAAGATCTTCGTCAACAAAGTGCCGAAGAACTTGTAGCATTAGATTTTCCTGGCTATGCAATTGGTGGTTTGTCTGTAGGTGAACCGAAACCAGTAATGTATGATATGGTTGAACATACTGTACAATTCATGCCAGAAGATAAACCACGTTATTTAATGGGTGTTGGATCACCTGATGCATTAATCGAATGTAGTATACGTGGTATGGATATGTTTGATTGTGTATTGCCGACAAGGATTGCGCGTAACGGCACTTGCATGACTTCACAAGGTAGACTGATCGTAAAGAATGCCAAATATGCGGAAGATTTACGACCGCTTGATGAAGCATGTGATTGTTATACTTGTAGAAATTATAGTCGTGCTTACATAAGACACTTAATCAAGGCAGATGAAACATTTGGTATTCGTCTGACAACGTATCACAACTTACACTTCCTCTTAAAGATGATGGAAGATGTAAGACAAGCAATTCGTGAAGATCGTCTTCTAGATTTCAAAGAAGAATTCTTCGAACAGTATGGGCTCAATGTAGACAACCCTAAAAACTTTTAG
- the queA gene encoding tRNA preQ1(34) S-adenosylmethionine ribosyltransferase-isomerase QueA, with translation MEIEAFDYDLPESLIAQTPLKNRDQSRLLVLGRSTGETEHKQFKDVIDYFEKGDTLVLNDTRVMPARLFGLKEETGAKVEMLMLNQIEGNDWEVLLKPAKRVKIGQVLTFGEGKIKAECVEELNQGGRIMRLHYEGILQERLDELGEMPLPPYIKERLDDPDRYQTVYAKAIGSAAAPTAGLHFTDALLEQIREKGVNIAFITLHVGLGTFRPVSVDNIDDHEMHSEYYQMDQQTADLLNDTKARGKKIVSVGTTTTRTLETIMQNHTEFKAQSGWTDIFIFPGFQYKAIDALITNFHLPKSTLVMLVSAFSTRDNILNAYKEAVEMKYRFFSFGDAMLII, from the coding sequence TTGGAAATTGAAGCATTTGATTATGATTTACCGGAATCTTTAATCGCTCAAACCCCATTGAAAAATAGGGATCAAAGTCGATTGCTTGTTTTAGGCAGATCTACTGGAGAAACAGAGCATAAACAGTTTAAAGATGTTATTGATTATTTTGAGAAAGGCGACACGCTCGTTCTTAATGATACACGTGTAATGCCAGCACGATTATTTGGGCTAAAAGAAGAAACTGGCGCAAAGGTAGAAATGTTAATGTTAAACCAAATCGAAGGCAACGATTGGGAAGTATTACTTAAACCAGCTAAACGTGTCAAAATAGGTCAGGTTTTAACATTTGGAGAAGGCAAAATAAAGGCTGAATGCGTTGAAGAACTAAATCAGGGCGGTCGTATTATGCGTTTACACTATGAAGGTATTTTACAAGAACGTTTAGATGAATTAGGAGAAATGCCATTACCTCCATATATTAAAGAACGTTTAGATGACCCTGATCGATACCAAACTGTATACGCTAAAGCGATTGGTTCAGCTGCTGCACCAACAGCAGGATTACACTTTACAGATGCATTGTTGGAACAAATTCGTGAAAAAGGCGTAAACATTGCCTTTATAACGTTGCATGTAGGTTTAGGCACATTTAGACCTGTAAGTGTTGATAATATAGATGACCATGAAATGCATAGTGAGTATTATCAAATGGATCAACAAACTGCAGACTTATTAAATGATACAAAAGCACGTGGTAAAAAGATTGTGTCAGTTGGTACAACGACAACACGAACGCTTGAAACTATTATGCAAAATCATACAGAATTTAAGGCGCAAAGTGGTTGGACAGATATATTTATCTTCCCAGGATTTCAATACAAAGCAATAGATGCACTTATCACAAATTTCCATTTGCCAAAATCAACGCTCGTAATGTTAGTTTCAGCGTTTAGTACACGTGATAATATATTAAATGCATATAAAGAAGCAGTGGAGATGAAATATAGATTCTTTAGTTTTGGAGATGCTATGTTAATCATATAG
- the ruvB gene encoding Holliday junction branch migration DNA helicase RuvB → MDDRMVDQSLHDDESNFELSLRPTKLRQYIGQSTIKSNLEVFIKAAKMRQEPLDHVLLFGPPGLGKTTLSNIIANEMEVNMRTITGPSIERPGDLAAILSGLQPGDVLFIDEIHRLSSVVEEVLYSAMEDFFLDIVIGKGEEARSIRIDLPPFTLIGATTRSGSLSAPLRDRFGVHLRLEYYKEQDLKEIILRTAEVLGTQIDDESASELAKRSRGTPRVANRLLKRVRDFQQVEDDDYIKIRTTKRSLELLQIDDEGLDYIDHKMMNCILKQYNGGPVGLDTIAVSIGEERVTIEDVYEPFLIQKGFLERTPRGRKATAYAFEHFNMHGERE, encoded by the coding sequence ATGGATGATCGAATGGTAGATCAATCATTACATGATGACGAATCTAACTTTGAATTGTCGTTAAGGCCAACCAAATTAAGACAATATATCGGTCAATCAACTATAAAGTCAAATCTAGAAGTTTTTATTAAAGCAGCTAAAATGAGACAAGAACCATTAGATCACGTGTTGTTATTTGGTCCCCCTGGGTTAGGTAAAACGACATTATCAAATATTATAGCGAACGAGATGGAAGTCAATATGAGAACAATAACGGGTCCTTCCATTGAACGACCTGGTGATTTAGCAGCAATATTATCTGGATTACAACCTGGCGATGTTTTGTTTATTGATGAAATACATCGCTTGAGTAGTGTCGTTGAAGAAGTATTATATTCAGCAATGGAAGATTTCTTCTTAGATATTGTCATTGGAAAAGGCGAGGAAGCACGTAGTATTCGTATAGATTTGCCACCATTTACACTCATAGGAGCTACAACGAGATCAGGTAGTTTATCAGCACCTTTACGTGATAGATTTGGTGTTCATCTAAGATTAGAATATTATAAAGAACAAGATTTGAAAGAAATTATATTGCGAACAGCAGAAGTACTTGGTACTCAAATTGATGATGAAAGTGCGAGTGAATTAGCTAAGAGAAGTAGAGGCACACCACGTGTTGCCAATCGTTTACTTAAAAGAGTGAGGGATTTTCAACAGGTGGAAGATGATGACTATATTAAAATTCGTACCACAAAGCGTTCTTTAGAGTTGCTGCAGATTGATGATGAAGGTCTTGATTATATTGATCATAAAATGATGAATTGTATATTAAAGCAATACAATGGTGGACCAGTTGGTCTAGATACGATTGCTGTATCAATTGGTGAAGAACGTGTGACCATTGAAGATGTTTATGAACCATTTTTAATTCAAAAAGGTTTCCTTGAGCGCACACCGAGAGGACGTAAAGCGACGGCATATGCGTTCGAACATTTTAATATGCATGGAGAGAGGGAATAA
- the ruvA gene encoding Holliday junction branch migration protein RuvA: protein MYAYVKGTLTELYPTHVVVETGGVGYEIQTPNSYRFQKYLDNELKIFTSLIVREDAQLLYGFINQEEKEMFLNLIKVTGIGPKSALAILATSTPNEVKIAIENENDAYLTKFPGIGKKTARQIVLDLKGKVQVNDTEEQQVLTHEETSDQSPLIEEALLALGALGYSKRELTKVEKALNKETVESVDDAVKRGLQLLVS, encoded by the coding sequence ATGTATGCATATGTAAAAGGAACTTTAACAGAATTATATCCAACACATGTTGTTGTTGAAACGGGTGGAGTTGGTTATGAAATACAGACACCCAATTCCTATCGATTTCAGAAATATTTAGATAATGAATTAAAAATCTTTACGTCTTTAATCGTACGTGAAGATGCTCAGTTACTTTATGGTTTTATAAATCAAGAAGAGAAAGAGATGTTTCTAAATTTAATTAAAGTAACTGGTATTGGACCAAAATCTGCGCTTGCTATATTAGCAACGAGTACGCCAAACGAAGTTAAAATAGCAATTGAAAATGAAAATGATGCGTACCTCACTAAATTTCCAGGTATCGGAAAGAAAACAGCACGACAAATCGTTTTAGATTTAAAAGGTAAAGTTCAAGTTAATGATACAGAAGAACAACAAGTGCTAACTCACGAAGAAACGTCTGATCAATCACCGTTAATCGAAGAAGCGTTACTTGCTCTAGGTGCGTTAGGTTATTCAAAACGAGAACTTACAAAGGTGGAAAAAGCCTTAAATAAAGAAACAGTTGAGTCTGTAGATGACGCAGTTAAACGCGGTTTACAATTACTCGTTTCTTAA
- a CDS encoding ACT domain-containing protein, translating to MDTNDHKKFYLIREDVLPESVVKTLEIKDALKKDPSLSIFEAVKQHNLSRSAFYKYRDTIFPIDDKKEETREFTLILYVNDMVGMLANVLNKLSSLSLSVLTIHQSIPMEGRATITLSLDAQATDLEIDDIMESIKTIDHISKVELISMSM from the coding sequence ATGGACACAAACGATCATAAAAAGTTTTATTTAATTAGAGAAGACGTACTTCCAGAATCGGTTGTTAAAACACTTGAAATTAAAGATGCTTTGAAGAAAGATCCATCACTGTCCATATTTGAAGCTGTTAAACAACATAACTTATCGAGAAGTGCATTTTATAAATATCGAGATACAATTTTTCCTATTGATGACAAAAAAGAAGAAACGAGAGAATTTACATTAATTCTATATGTTAACGACATGGTTGGTATGTTAGCGAATGTACTTAATAAGTTATCCAGTTTAAGCCTATCAGTACTGACGATACATCAAAGTATCCCGATGGAAGGCAGAGCAACTATTACGCTTTCATTAGATGCACAAGCAACAGATTTGGAAATTGATGATATTATGGAATCTATAAAAACCATTGACCATATTTCTAAAGTAGAATTAATCAGTATGTCAATGTAA
- the obgE gene encoding GTPase ObgE: MFVDQVKISLKAGDGGNGITAYRREKYVPFGGPAGGDGGDGADVVFEVDEGLSTLLDFRYQTHFKAKRGEGGQSSNMHGKNAEDLVLKVPPGTIIKSLETEEVLADLVEHGQRAVVAKGGRGGRGNSRFASPRNPAPDFSENGEPGEEIDVTLELKLLADVGLVGFPSVGKSTLLSIVSKAKPKIGAYHFTTIKPNLGVVSTKDNRSFVMADLPGLIEGASDGVGLGHQFLRHVERTKVIVHMIDMSGSEGRDPFEDYKVIKEELKAYEQRLEDRPQILVANKMDMPDAEDNLELFKEQLNDETMQIIPMSTFKHDHIDELLYTIADKLEEVKDIDFTKVDDEAMGINRVVYKHTPDQDKFTITRDDDAAYVVSGKSIERIFKMTDFNSEPAVRRFARQMRSMGIDDALRARGCENGDIVRILGGEFEFVE, from the coding sequence ATGTTTGTCGATCAAGTTAAAATATCACTTAAAGCAGGTGATGGTGGTAATGGTATAACTGCCTATAGAAGAGAAAAATATGTGCCGTTTGGAGGCCCAGCTGGTGGCGATGGTGGAGACGGTGCAGATGTCGTGTTTGAAGTAGATGAAGGTTTAAGTACCTTATTAGACTTTAGATACCAAACTCATTTCAAAGCTAAACGTGGCGAAGGCGGACAAAGTAGTAATATGCATGGTAAAAATGCAGAAGATTTAGTATTGAAAGTACCACCTGGCACAATTATTAAGAGCTTAGAAACAGAAGAAGTATTAGCCGATTTAGTTGAGCATGGCCAACGTGCTGTGGTTGCTAAAGGAGGTCGCGGTGGTCGTGGAAATTCACGATTTGCATCACCAAGGAACCCTGCACCTGATTTTAGTGAAAATGGTGAACCAGGTGAAGAAATTGATGTCACATTAGAACTGAAATTACTTGCAGATGTCGGATTAGTTGGTTTCCCAAGTGTAGGTAAATCAACATTATTGTCAATAGTTTCAAAAGCAAAACCAAAAATCGGTGCTTATCATTTTACAACGATTAAGCCTAATTTAGGTGTGGTATCTACGAAAGATAATAGAAGTTTCGTCATGGCAGACTTACCAGGTTTAATCGAAGGTGCGTCAGATGGCGTAGGGCTTGGACATCAATTTTTACGACATGTTGAACGTACGAAAGTAATAGTACACATGATTGATATGAGTGGTTCAGAAGGTAGAGATCCTTTTGAAGACTATAAAGTGATAAAAGAAGAATTAAAAGCCTATGAGCAACGATTAGAAGATCGCCCTCAAATCTTGGTGGCGAATAAAATGGACATGCCAGATGCAGAGGATAATTTAGAATTATTTAAAGAACAATTAAATGATGAAACAATGCAAATTATACCTATGTCTACTTTCAAACATGATCACATTGATGAGTTGCTATACACAATTGCTGACAAATTAGAAGAAGTGAAAGACATAGATTTCACCAAAGTTGACGATGAAGCAATGGGTATTAACCGTGTGGTTTATAAACATACGCCAGATCAAGATAAATTTACAATTACACGTGATGATGATGCTGCTTATGTAGTAAGTGGTAAATCGATTGAACGTATATTCAAGATGACTGACTTTAATAGTGAACCAGCAGTACGTCGATTTGCACGTCAAATGCGCTCTATGGGTATTGATGATGCCTTACGTGCACGTGGCTGTGAAAATGGCGATATCGTAAGAATCTTAGGTGGAGAATTCGAATTTGTTGAATAG
- the rpmA gene encoding 50S ribosomal protein L27, which produces MLKLNLQFFASKKGVSSTKNGRDSESKRLGAKRADGQYVTGGSILFRQRGTKIYPGENVGRGGDDTLFAKIDGVVKYERKGRDKKQVSVYAAAE; this is translated from the coding sequence ATGTTAAAATTAAACTTACAGTTCTTCGCATCTAAAAAAGGGGTAAGTTCTACAAAAAACGGCCGTGACTCAGAATCAAAACGTTTAGGTGCTAAACGTGCTGACGGTCAATACGTAACTGGTGGTTCAATTCTTTTCCGCCAACGTGGTACTAAAATTTATCCTGGTGAAAATGTAGGTCGTGGTGGAGACGATACATTATTCGCTAAAATCGACGGCGTTGTTAAATATGAACGTAAAGGTCGCGACAAAAAACAAGTTTCTGTATACGCAGCAGCTGAGTAA